From a single Methanobrevibacter sp. genomic region:
- a CDS encoding SDR family oxidoreductase, translating to MKNYFDIKDKVAVITGGSSGLGFQIGKAYADQGAKVILLARREERLKENVAEIKETYGVEADYEVVDVTDYANVEAAAKNIIDKFGRVDILVNCAGRGYMAPVVEQPVEEWDKDIAIDLTGVFYCCKAFGEYMVKQEYGKIINMGSIHSRVALTGGLITGYTAAKGGVYNLTKTLAAEWAPYNITVNAIGPAYFESELTADVVGDEQFDMLIKAFCPMGRWGKEGELDGIAIYLASDASSFCTGQLINIDGGWTAI from the coding sequence ATGAAAAACTATTTTGATATCAAAGATAAAGTAGCTGTAATCACTGGTGGATCATCAGGTTTAGGATTCCAAATCGGTAAAGCATATGCTGACCAAGGCGCTAAAGTCATTCTCTTAGCAAGAAGAGAAGAAAGATTAAAAGAAAACGTTGCAGAAATCAAAGAAACATACGGAGTAGAAGCAGACTACGAAGTTGTTGACGTAACAGACTATGCAAATGTTGAAGCTGCTGCTAAAAACATCATTGACAAATTCGGAAGAGTTGACATCCTTGTAAACTGTGCAGGTAGAGGATACATGGCTCCTGTAGTTGAACAACCTGTTGAAGAATGGGACAAAGACATTGCAATCGACTTGACCGGTGTATTCTACTGCTGCAAAGCATTCGGAGAATATATGGTCAAACAAGAATACGGTAAGATCATCAACATGGGTTCCATCCACTCCAGAGTAGCATTGACTGGTGGATTAATTACCGGATATACCGCTGCAAAAGGTGGAGTATACAACCTTACCAAAACATTAGCAGCTGAATGGGCTCCATACAACATTACTGTAAACGCAATCGGTCCTGCATACTTCGAATCCGAATTGACCGCAGATGTTGTTGGCGATGAACAATTTGATATGTTAATCAAAGCATTCTGTCCAATGGGCAGATGGGGTAAAGAAGGAGAATTAGATGGAATCGCAATTTACTTGGCATCTGATGCATCCAGTTTCTGTACCGGCCAATTGATTAACATTGACGGCGGATGGACTGCTATCTAA
- a CDS encoding NAD(P)/FAD-dependent oxidoreductase: MIETDVLVIGGGPAGSSAARFAAKGGVDVIIIDKKSEIGFPKRCAEGVSKKIFEKLDLEADPHWITNEISGVRFVAPDGTDIWLGEDQIDLPDAGYVLERKVFDKHMAAEAAREGAKIRIKTQAKGLERADDGTFIVTCESMGETFDIHAKIIIGADGPESHVAKWAGLNAYLKPQHMVAGVQFEMCNVKMKRNDYLEFYFGSVAPGGYFWLFPKGGDVANVGLGVITNMAQKSAYEYLVDAADNCYATQDAQAVELNSGGDPVGGLVKEMYGDNIMLVGDAASQVNPLTGGGITNGMLGGKFAGQVAAEAIKAGDCSKNFLKKYEKLYLEEMGSEMQKYTKVTEYLWTLDDDDINKIAHKFKETEFDKLTTSDIVKIVIKSNPKALLKLARLFL, from the coding sequence ATGATTGAAACTGATGTATTGGTAATTGGCGGAGGACCTGCAGGCTCTTCAGCTGCAAGATTTGCAGCTAAAGGAGGAGTTGATGTAATCATTATAGACAAGAAATCCGAAATTGGATTTCCTAAAAGATGTGCTGAAGGGGTTTCAAAGAAGATTTTTGAGAAATTGGACCTTGAGGCGGATCCTCATTGGATTACCAATGAAATTAGCGGGGTAAGATTCGTTGCTCCTGACGGAACTGACATATGGCTTGGTGAGGATCAGATAGACCTGCCTGATGCAGGCTATGTATTGGAACGTAAGGTCTTTGATAAGCATATGGCAGCTGAAGCTGCAAGGGAAGGGGCAAAAATCAGAATCAAGACCCAAGCTAAAGGCCTTGAAAGAGCAGATGATGGAACATTCATCGTAACTTGTGAATCAATGGGTGAGACCTTTGACATTCATGCCAAAATCATAATCGGTGCAGATGGTCCGGAGTCTCATGTTGCCAAATGGGCAGGTTTGAATGCATACCTCAAGCCCCAGCATATGGTGGCGGGTGTGCAGTTTGAAATGTGCAATGTCAAGATGAAAAGGAATGATTATCTTGAGTTCTATTTCGGAAGCGTTGCTCCAGGAGGTTATTTCTGGCTATTCCCTAAAGGTGGAGATGTTGCAAATGTAGGTCTTGGTGTCATTACAAACATGGCTCAAAAATCCGCTTATGAATACCTTGTTGATGCGGCTGACAACTGTTATGCAACTCAAGATGCTCAGGCAGTTGAATTGAATTCAGGTGGGGATCCGGTTGGAGGTCTTGTCAAGGAAATGTACGGAGACAACATCATGCTTGTTGGGGATGCTGCAAGTCAGGTCAATCCTTTGACCGGTGGTGGAATAACCAATGGTATGTTAGGTGGAAAATTCGCCGGCCAAGTGGCTGCAGAAGCAATCAAGGCAGGGGACTGTTCAAAGAATTTCCTTAAGAAGTATGAAAAATTGTATTTAGAGGAAATGGGCAGTGAAATGCAAAAGTACACTAAAGTAACTGAGTATCTATGGACTTTGGATGATGATGACATAAATAAGATTGCCCATAAATTCAAGGAAACTGAATTTGATAAGCTGACTACAAGTGATATTGTAAAAATAGTTATTAAATCCAATCCAAAAGCACTTTTGAAGTTAGCCAGACTTTTTTTATAG
- a CDS encoding DUF2120 domain-containing protein gives MSEILLRTTGQIIGHFNAYKGSRPAFHGEHVVIVRGISRDPIEIDEMEAKLAEVKDILQAEEADVMSDDGKAFVEKVDSYIRDTEAADTAPDNGGILKMKEQLEAMGLNVEYKLFLMPNVGAFVAIWKDKSGFGPLYVEVTASERGEADTEMI, from the coding sequence ATGTCAGAAATATTACTAAGAACTACAGGGCAGATTATAGGTCATTTCAACGCATATAAAGGTTCCAGACCAGCATTTCATGGAGAACATGTTGTCATTGTAAGAGGAATCAGCCGTGACCCAATCGAAATTGATGAAATGGAAGCCAAATTGGCAGAAGTCAAGGATATCCTCCAAGCGGAAGAAGCGGATGTCATGTCAGATGACGGCAAAGCATTTGTAGAAAAGGTAGACTCCTATATCAGAGATACAGAAGCTGCCGATACCGCACCTGATAATGGAGGAATACTTAAAATGAAAGAGCAATTGGAAGCTATGGGTTTGAATGTGGAGTACAAATTGTTCCTAATGCCTAATGTAGGTGCATTTGTAGCAATCTGGAAAGACAAATCCGGATTCGGACCATTATATGTTGAAGTAACCGCTTCTGAGAGAGGAGAAGCTGATACTGAAATGATATAA
- the mptA gene encoding GTP cyclohydrolase MptA: MVVCLPDTQDDEPRIPIHLSRVGVTGVKKLLTINRKEKRPIILLPTFDAFVDLPSTQKGTHMSRTPEAISEVVDEVATSSTTGVESLCAEIVTRMLEKHEYAKRVEVNMTSDYMFMKESPVTDNRSQEMAKLIAHAVGIRNDDGSISIRKAIGAQVLGMTVCPCAQESVREVDKSNLLKFLDEETCQKVLDTVTFASHNQRGEGTILIEVPEKEYIDGEKLIEIIESSMSSPISELLKRPDENAVVMNAHKNPVFVEDCVRTMNEKIVEAFSYLPDDTLITTRQENHESIHRHNAYAEKVSTLGSLKEELNLE, encoded by the coding sequence ATGGTAGTTTGTCTCCCAGACACACAAGATGATGAACCACGTATCCCTATTCACTTAAGTAGAGTAGGCGTTACTGGCGTCAAAAAACTTTTAACTATTAATAGAAAAGAAAAAAGACCAATCATATTGCTACCTACTTTTGATGCTTTTGTAGATTTGCCAAGCACTCAAAAAGGTACACATATGTCTAGAACTCCTGAAGCTATCAGTGAAGTTGTTGATGAGGTTGCTACTAGTTCCACAACAGGTGTCGAATCACTTTGTGCTGAAATCGTCACCAGGATGCTTGAAAAGCACGAATACGCTAAACGTGTTGAAGTGAACATGACCAGTGACTACATGTTCATGAAAGAGTCTCCAGTAACCGACAATAGGTCACAGGAAATGGCTAAGCTAATAGCTCATGCTGTTGGTATCAGAAACGATGACGGATCCATTTCCATCAGAAAAGCCATTGGAGCTCAAGTTCTTGGAATGACTGTCTGTCCATGTGCACAGGAATCTGTAAGGGAAGTTGATAAGAGCAATTTATTGAAATTCTTAGATGAAGAGACCTGTCAAAAAGTATTGGATACTGTAACTTTCGCTTCTCACAACCAAAGAGGAGAAGGAACAATCTTGATAGAAGTTCCTGAAAAGGAATACATCGATGGTGAGAAATTGATTGAAATCATTGAATCCTCCATGAGTTCCCCTATTTCAGAACTTTTAAAACGTCCTGATGAAAATGCAGTTGTAATGAATGCTCACAAGAATCCTGTATTCGTAGAGGATTGTGTAAGGACAATGAATGAAAAGATCGTTGAGGCATTTTCATACTTGCCTGATGACACATTGATCACTACAAGACAGGAAAACCATGAAAGTATTCACAGACACAATGCTTATGCAGAAAAAGTTTCAACTTTAGGTTCCCTTAAAGAGGAACTTAATTTAGAATAA
- a CDS encoding tRNA (guanine(10)-N(2))-dimethyltransferase, with amino-acid sequence MDNNQNNNYQNDYNIEIKEYREDELKVIEEGEVKIKFPDFDKVSSDAPVFYNPRMEFNRDNSILALQAYQREVDREINICDLFGGSGIRGIRYKKEIDGVGDVAINDISPLANEFTRINAELNEVEVEIDQKEANNELRSNMGRFDVIDIDPFGTPSPFVDSAGYNLKRDSLLCLTATDTSCLCGTYEEPCIRKYNAQPYKSEYCHENGIRILIGFAALTLAKYQKYIEVKMSHSSEHYMRTYLKVRKGSKATDESLKNIGYIAHCRDCLYREEYKGLASSTPEFCPVCGEKLIAAGPMWLGPIQNEEFIDSMIEIAEEKELNQKDKVLKLLNSCKIEANAPSTFYDIHKVCRVLKISAPKFDKVFDSLKEKGFVAVKTHYSPLGIKTDASNEELMDIIKELAE; translated from the coding sequence ATGGATAATAATCAAAATAATAATTATCAAAATGATTACAATATAGAAATCAAGGAGTATAGGGAGGATGAACTCAAGGTCATCGAAGAGGGTGAAGTGAAGATAAAATTCCCTGACTTTGACAAGGTTTCATCAGATGCTCCCGTCTTCTATAATCCAAGAATGGAATTCAATAGGGACAACTCAATTCTTGCACTTCAGGCATACCAAAGGGAAGTTGATAGGGAAATAAACATCTGCGATCTCTTTGGAGGAAGCGGAATCAGAGGAATCCGCTATAAGAAGGAAATCGATGGTGTCGGTGATGTTGCAATAAACGACATCAGCCCCCTTGCAAATGAATTCACCAGAATCAATGCAGAGCTGAATGAAGTTGAAGTTGAAATAGACCAAAAGGAAGCGAACAACGAACTGCGAAGCAATATGGGAAGGTTTGATGTAATTGACATCGATCCATTCGGAACCCCTTCACCATTTGTGGATTCTGCAGGATACAATCTAAAAAGGGATTCACTTCTTTGCCTAACTGCAACAGACACTTCATGCCTTTGTGGAACATACGAAGAGCCATGCATCAGGAAATACAATGCACAGCCATACAAGAGCGAATACTGTCATGAAAACGGAATCAGGATTCTCATTGGATTTGCAGCATTGACCCTTGCAAAATATCAGAAATACATTGAAGTGAAGATGTCCCACAGTAGCGAGCATTACATGAGAACCTATCTGAAGGTAAGAAAAGGCTCAAAAGCGACAGACGAATCATTGAAGAACATTGGATATATTGCACATTGCAGAGATTGCCTATATAGAGAGGAATACAAAGGCCTTGCAAGCAGCACCCCTGAATTCTGTCCGGTATGTGGTGAAAAGCTGATTGCAGCTGGCCCAATGTGGCTGGGACCTATCCAAAATGAGGAGTTTATAGATTCAATGATTGAAATAGCTGAGGAAAAGGAGCTTAATCAAAAGGACAAGGTCTTGAAGCTATTGAATTCATGCAAGATAGAGGCAAATGCACCAAGCACATTCTATGATATCCACAAGGTCTGCAGAGTATTGAAGATCAGCGCACCTAAGTTTGACAAGGTATTTGACAGCCTGAAAGAAAAAGGATTCGTTGCAGTTAAGACACATTACAGTCCTCTTGGAATAAAGACCGATGCAAGCAATGAGGAATTGATGGATATTATAAAGGAATTGGCTGAATAG
- the psmB gene encoding archaeal proteasome endopeptidase complex subunit beta, with protein sequence MAEKNTFEGTTTVGITCVDGVVFASERRASMGNLVAHKVAEKIFKIDNHIAATIAGSVAGAQSLMKIISAETALYRLRNGKDISIEAAAAVSSNILHSSPAYVQTLIGGVDETGASIYSLDAAGGMIKDTFISTGSGSTFAYGVLEDRFHEDITVEEAKELAIRSIKAATERDTYSGNGFLVAEVTKDGFKMLEKEEVESIIEKINK encoded by the coding sequence ATGGCTGAAAAAAACACTTTTGAAGGTACCACCACTGTGGGAATTACCTGTGTTGACGGTGTTGTATTCGCAAGCGAAAGAAGAGCAAGTATGGGAAACCTTGTTGCTCACAAAGTAGCTGAAAAGATATTCAAAATTGACAATCACATTGCAGCAACCATTGCAGGATCTGTTGCAGGTGCACAAAGCCTAATGAAAATCATTAGCGCTGAAACCGCATTATACAGATTAAGAAATGGCAAGGATATCAGTATCGAAGCAGCTGCAGCTGTAAGTTCTAACATATTACACTCCTCACCAGCATATGTACAAACTCTTATCGGAGGAGTAGATGAAACCGGCGCATCAATCTATTCATTGGATGCAGCAGGTGGTATGATTAAGGATACCTTCATTTCTACCGGTTCCGGTTCTACATTTGCATATGGTGTTCTTGAAGACAGATTCCACGAAGACATCACTGTAGAGGAAGCTAAGGAATTGGCTATTAGATCCATCAAGGCTGCTACAGAAAGAGACACTTACTCTGGAAATGGCTTCTTAGTAGCGGAAGTTACTAAAGACGGATTTAAAATGTTAGAAAAAGAAGAAGTTGAATCTATTATTGAAAAGATCAATAAATAA
- a CDS encoding DegT/DnrJ/EryC1/StrS family aminotransferase, with amino-acid sequence MADIKVSIASPVIEEEEINAVIDVMKSGMIAQGPKVIEFEEEFAKYVGAKYGIATNSGTSALHVAVLAAGIGEGDEVITSPFTFAATGNSILFTGAKPVFVDIDPETFTLDPAKIEEAITDKTKAIMPVQLYGQSADMDAIMKIAKEHDLIVIEDAAQAHGAEYNGVKVGNLGDMACFSFYPTKNMTTSEGGMITTNNEEFAENAKVYRAHGSATKYHHDVLGYNFRMTDIGAAIGIEQLKKIDSFNEKRIANAKYLNEGLKGIDGIETPIVKDGYKHVYHQYTIKVKDGKRDELSDFLIENGIGNGIYYPIPLYNQVLYTNMGYDQALPVTDEIVEEVLSLPIHAKLTQEDLDLIIKAIKEFFE; translated from the coding sequence ATGGCAGACATTAAAGTTTCAATAGCTAGTCCTGTTATTGAAGAGGAAGAGATAAATGCAGTAATTGATGTAATGAAATCAGGTATGATTGCACAGGGACCGAAAGTAATTGAATTTGAAGAGGAATTTGCAAAATATGTAGGTGCAAAGTATGGAATTGCCACCAATTCAGGAACTTCCGCATTGCATGTGGCTGTCTTGGCTGCAGGAATCGGCGAAGGTGATGAAGTGATTACCAGTCCGTTCACATTTGCAGCTACCGGTAACTCCATTCTATTCACTGGCGCAAAACCTGTCTTTGTAGATATCGACCCTGAAACATTTACTTTAGACCCTGCAAAAATCGAAGAGGCAATCACTGACAAGACAAAAGCCATTATGCCTGTTCAATTGTATGGACAATCTGCAGATATGGACGCCATAATGAAAATTGCAAAGGAACATGATTTGATTGTGATTGAAGATGCCGCTCAAGCCCATGGTGCCGAATACAATGGTGTCAAGGTAGGCAATCTTGGAGACATGGCCTGTTTCAGTTTCTATCCTACCAAGAACATGACAACCAGTGAAGGCGGTATGATCACCACAAACAATGAGGAATTTGCAGAAAACGCAAAGGTATACAGGGCTCACGGTTCTGCCACCAAATACCATCATGACGTATTGGGATACAACTTCAGGATGACTGACATTGGAGCGGCCATTGGTATTGAACAGCTTAAGAAAATAGATTCCTTCAATGAAAAGAGAATTGCAAATGCAAAATACCTTAATGAAGGTTTGAAGGGCATTGATGGAATTGAAACCCCTATTGTAAAGGATGGCTACAAGCATGTTTACCACCAATACACAATTAAGGTCAAGGATGGAAAAAGAGATGAGCTCTCTGATTTCTTGATTGAAAATGGCATTGGAAATGGTATCTATTATCCAATTCCTCTCTATAATCAAGTCCTATACACCAATATGGGCTATGATCAAGCTCTTCCAGTAACTGATGAGATTGTTGAAGAGGTATTGTCACTTCCTATTCATGCAAAGCTCACTCAAGAAGACTTGGATTTAATCATTAAGGCAATTAAAGAATTCTTTGAATAG
- a CDS encoding nucleotide disphospho-sugar-binding domain-containing protein: MRVLVGSMSAMAETAGPSGRARLLVEHFRDAGIEVATCMAEDVNYKPIDGVKNYYLEVPMPLGLPKAIASRTFPMAQKLGIIERKNVGSFEDVLHFTGNIDYNYLVKSVQNMQDAIKDFNPDIVYSEFNMSAIIASKLENKPLYSTVSYPTQTEYASSPKYAKGLKKFLKENDLPEVDSSLDLFKWADESFVPSIHELEPFDKDNVTFCGTWKDVEFNEDDYSDDDRNVILVYMGNGTISPNKMLNEVKDAFIDSKYEVYIASLGLEKQDYNNIHVDNRWDFSKLLKNAVLFINHGGQNSVIDGLIYGVPQLICPGRVFERIYNGRSVEKAGSGKVLGIDEFKSDIIKSESEKLINDSIFRENALQIGEKLKSLNGIDSILEIMNQNTL, translated from the coding sequence ATGAGAGTATTGGTTGGTTCAATGTCTGCAATGGCGGAAACCGCTGGTCCTTCCGGTAGAGCTAGGCTGCTCGTTGAACATTTTAGGGATGCAGGTATTGAAGTTGCCACTTGTATGGCAGAAGATGTGAATTATAAGCCAATTGATGGAGTCAAGAACTATTATCTTGAAGTCCCTATGCCACTTGGGCTTCCTAAAGCCATTGCCAGTAGAACATTTCCTATGGCTCAGAAATTGGGAATCATTGAAAGGAAGAATGTAGGGAGCTTTGAGGATGTCTTGCATTTTACAGGAAATATTGATTATAATTATTTAGTAAAAAGTGTTCAGAATATGCAAGATGCCATTAAGGATTTCAATCCGGATATTGTCTATTCGGAGTTCAATATGTCTGCAATTATTGCTTCAAAACTTGAGAATAAGCCATTATATTCAACTGTAAGCTATCCGACACAGACTGAATATGCCTCCAGTCCAAAGTATGCCAAAGGGCTGAAGAAGTTTTTAAAGGAAAATGACCTTCCAGAAGTTGATTCATCATTGGATCTTTTCAAGTGGGCAGATGAGTCATTCGTTCCAAGCATTCATGAACTGGAACCGTTTGATAAGGATAATGTGACTTTTTGTGGAACTTGGAAAGATGTGGAGTTTAATGAAGACGATTATTCTGATGATGATAGGAACGTCATATTGGTTTATATGGGAAACGGAACCATTTCACCAAATAAGATGCTCAATGAAGTTAAAGATGCCTTTATTGATAGCAAATATGAGGTTTACATTGCTTCTTTAGGACTTGAAAAGCAGGATTATAATAATATTCATGTTGACAATCGCTGGGATTTTTCCAAACTGCTTAAGAATGCTGTATTGTTCATAAATCATGGCGGTCAAAATAGCGTAATAGATGGCCTGATATATGGAGTTCCCCAATTGATATGTCCTGGACGAGTGTTTGAACGTATTTATAATGGCCGATCTGTTGAAAAGGCAGGTTCTGGTAAAGTATTGGGAATTGATGAGTTTAAAAGCGATATCATAAAATCTGAAAGTGAAAAACTGATAAATGATTCTATTTTTAGAGAAAACGCTCTCCAAATTGGAGAAAAACTGAAATCACTTAATGGAATTGATTCCATTTTGGAAATCATGAATCAGAATACTTTATAA
- a CDS encoding class I SAM-dependent methyltransferase family protein has protein sequence MKWKKIGDILIVDSKFNENQDLEAIASKHNVKSIIRIERIEGQKREPTISLLYGSETETIHKENGCLFNLDLSRVMWAKGNNNERLRIAKLVTKGETVVDMFAGIGYFSIPIGVHSEAKKIYSIEINPNSYHFLKRNIELNKINEKANYERMIPILGDCAVEAPKYSADRVLMGYVKTTHHFLKPAMECVKDGGIIHYHETVPDKLIGTRPYERVKEMAWECGEREVEVLNVQRIKRYSPGVEHIVLDARIF, from the coding sequence TTGAAATGGAAGAAAATTGGAGATATTCTAATAGTTGACAGCAAGTTCAATGAGAATCAGGATTTGGAAGCCATTGCATCAAAGCATAATGTCAAGTCAATTATTAGGATAGAAAGAATCGAAGGACAAAAAAGAGAGCCGACCATAAGTCTTCTTTATGGTAGCGAAACTGAGACCATACATAAGGAAAACGGATGCTTGTTTAATTTGGATCTTTCTAGGGTGATGTGGGCCAAAGGAAACAATAATGAGAGGCTCAGAATTGCCAAATTAGTCACTAAGGGAGAGACTGTAGTGGACATGTTTGCCGGAATCGGCTATTTTTCCATTCCAATTGGAGTTCATAGTGAGGCTAAGAAAATCTATTCAATTGAAATCAATCCAAATTCCTATCATTTCCTGAAGAGAAACATTGAATTGAATAAGATCAATGAAAAGGCAAATTATGAGAGAATGATTCCAATCTTAGGGGATTGCGCTGTGGAAGCTCCCAAATACTCTGCAGATAGGGTATTGATGGGATATGTGAAGACAACCCATCACTTCCTAAAGCCGGCAATGGAATGCGTTAAGGACGGAGGGATAATACATTATCATGAAACGGTTCCGGATAAGCTGATTGGGACCCGTCCGTATGAGAGAGTAAAGGAGATGGCTTGGGAATGTGGCGAGAGGGAAGTTGAAGTCTTGAATGTTCAAAGGATTAAAAGATATTCTCCAGGTGTTGAGCATATAGTATTGGATGCGAGAATTTTTTAA
- a CDS encoding Lrp/AsnC family transcriptional regulator, with protein MCAKKNDEIIKLDETDIKILKIINDDVRISYRQISRDLGISVGTVHNRIDKMLKSGVIEKFAPVLNHKKLGYALTSIIGVNVKGQELEAWEAEISNNKNVVGLYDVTGQYDAIVIAKFKDTDELDKFLKELLKSGCIEKTITQTVLNIVKEDIGSANIL; from the coding sequence ATGTGTGCAAAAAAGAATGATGAAATAATCAAATTAGATGAAACTGATATCAAAATTCTAAAGATTATCAACGATGACGTTAGAATTTCATACAGACAGATATCACGTGATTTAGGAATTTCTGTAGGAACTGTACACAATCGTATCGATAAAATGCTTAAATCCGGTGTCATTGAAAAATTCGCACCAGTTTTAAACCATAAGAAATTAGGCTATGCACTTACCAGCATTATCGGCGTCAACGTAAAAGGTCAGGAACTTGAAGCTTGGGAAGCTGAAATCTCAAACAACAAGAATGTTGTAGGCCTTTATGACGTTACCGGCCAATACGATGCAATTGTAATTGCAAAATTCAAAGATACTGATGAATTGGACAAATTCCTTAAAGAATTGCTTAAATCCGGTTGTATTGAAAAGACAATTACACAAACTGTACTTAATATCGTTAAAGAAGATATTGGATCCGCCAATATCCTTTAA
- the cofG gene encoding 7,8-didemethyl-8-hydroxy-5-deazariboflavin synthase subunit CofG, whose protein sequence is MALANSKRESDYVTYSKNVFIPLTKICRNDCGYCAFKQSPDDPDAIILLDKEEVLATLKEAEKYGCKEALFTMGEDADTEPAVKAKLEKSGYNNMIDYIYDICKMTVEETDLLPHTNAGNFPYEDMKKLKEYNISMGMMLESSSERLMSTIAHEKSPGKDPKIRLQTIENAGKLNIAYTTGILIGIGETKEEIADSLLKIKELCDKYGHIQEVIIQNFTVSPGIEMESYEEPSLLDMVRTVAAAQLLFDEDVSVQVPPNLNYETSQIFLLCGTDDWGGVSPLSEDYVNPSSPWPTLEKLEKLTNDAGYELKERLAIYEKYINEKYIENPDLLEKTKRAQEEINNN, encoded by the coding sequence ATGGCTTTAGCCAATTCCAAAAGGGAAAGCGATTATGTGACATATTCCAAAAATGTCTTCATTCCACTTACAAAGATATGCAGAAATGATTGCGGATACTGTGCATTCAAGCAAAGCCCGGATGATCCTGATGCAATCATATTGTTGGACAAGGAAGAGGTATTGGCTACATTGAAGGAAGCTGAAAAGTACGGCTGCAAGGAAGCATTGTTTACAATGGGTGAGGATGCAGATACAGAACCTGCTGTAAAGGCAAAGTTAGAGAAATCAGGCTATAATAACATGATTGATTACATCTATGACATCTGCAAGATGACCGTTGAGGAAACAGATCTCCTTCCTCACACAAATGCAGGAAACTTCCCATACGAAGATATGAAAAAACTTAAAGAGTACAATATCTCAATGGGAATGATGCTCGAAAGTTCATCAGAGAGATTGATGAGCACAATAGCTCACGAAAAAAGTCCTGGAAAAGATCCTAAAATAAGACTCCAAACTATAGAAAATGCCGGAAAGCTCAATATTGCATACACCACTGGAATATTGATTGGAATCGGTGAAACCAAGGAAGAAATAGCTGATTCACTGCTTAAGATAAAGGAGCTTTGCGATAAGTATGGCCACATTCAAGAGGTGATCATACAAAACTTTACTGTAAGCCCTGGAATTGAAATGGAAAGCTATGAAGAGCCAAGCCTTTTGGATATGGTCAGAACCGTTGCAGCTGCACAGCTCCTTTTCGATGAGGACGTTTCAGTTCAGGTCCCACCAAACCTAAACTATGAAACAAGCCAGATATTCCTTCTCTGCGGCACTGATGACTGGGGAGGAGTCTCACCATTAAGCGAAGATTACGTGAACCCATCATCTCCATGGCCAACATTGGAAAAACTTGAAAAACTGACTAACGATGCAGGATACGAATTAAAGGAAAGGCTTGCAATTTATGAAAAATACATAAATGAGAAATACATTGAAAATCCAGATTTGCTGGAAAAAACAAAAAGAGCTCAAGAAGAGATTAATAATAATTAA
- a CDS encoding zinc ribbon domain-containing protein — MENFENQKFCQSCAMPMTEELYGTNADGSKNEDYCIYCFKDGEFTSDMTMEEMIAFCSEKMVEVHPEMNIEEASKMMNEVFPQLKRWAKD, encoded by the coding sequence ATGGAAAATTTTGAAAATCAGAAATTTTGTCAATCATGTGCAATGCCTATGACCGAAGAGCTTTATGGAACCAATGCAGACGGATCCAAAAATGAGGATTACTGCATCTACTGCTTTAAGGATGGTGAATTCACTTCCGATATGACTATGGAAGAAATGATTGCATTCTGCAGTGAAAAGATGGTGGAAGTTCATCCGGAAATGAACATTGAAGAAGCTTCTAAAATGATGAATGAAGTATTTCCTCAATTGAAAAGATGGGCAAAGGATTAA